The DNA segment GGCACACCATGGGGATCAACTTCTCCGACAGGTAGATACGCCAATTCACGCAAAGGTTGTACTGATGGATCTGTGGTCACGTTGGTTGGAAGACGTCCAAGGGCAACATTGTCATAATTCAGACCGTGGCGATCGAACGCTGCCATTTCATATTCCTCAGTCATTGAAAGGCAATTAGTGGGACAATATTCCACACAATTACCGCAAAAAATACAGACTCCAAAGTCTATAGAATAATTACGTAATTCTTTTTTCTTTGTATTTTTATTCATGACCCAATCGACTACTGGAAGGTTGATTGGACAAACTCGAACACACACCTCACAAGCAATACATTTATCGAACTCGTAGTGGATTCGACCCCTATAGCGCTCTGAAGGGATGAGCTTCTCGTAGGGATACTGCACCGTAACCGGCCGGCGCTGCATGTGGTCAAAAGTGACCGCGAAACCCTGTGCCAGATTACGGGCTGCATACATTGCATCTCGAGTGTAATCACCAACCTGCTTAAGGAATCCAAACATTGACAGAAACTAGTTAAGGGTTAATAGTAATTCTCAATCCAATAATGACGGAAAAGAGAAGAGAACGGCGACTTCAGCCGCCAAATGCCACAGGAAATGCCAACTTGAGAGCAGCAGTGACCAAAAGATTTACAAGGGCCAGGGGAAGCAAGAACTTCCAACCCAAATCAAGTAATTGATCAATGCGAACGCGCGGTGTGGTCCAACGCAACAAGATTGCAACAAAGACCAGTAAATAAGACTTCAGGATGGTCATCACAATGCCGACAGACCCCGTGATCACCTGTACCGTAGGTGCATTAATTGGTTGATGCAGCCATCCAGCAAACCACTCCACTGGAATCGGGCAACCCCAACCACCTAAGTACAGCACTGATACCAAAACAGCTGAGAGCACCAAATTGATGTACCCCGCCAGGTAAAAAAGGGCAAATTTCATCCCGGCATATTCGGTCTGATAGCCTGCTACGAGTTCCTCCTCCGCTTCCGGAAGATCGAAGGGAAGGCGCTCACACTCGGCCAAGGCACAAACCCAGAAAATTAGAAACCCGACGGGTTGGCGCCAAATGTTCCAACTGAGGATCCCAGCTCCAGTCTGCTGGCCAACAATGTCAACTGTGCTGAGAGAGTTACTCATCATCACGATCGCCAGCACTGCTAATGCTAGTGGAATCTCATAACTAATCGACTGCGCTGCAGCGCGTAAGCCCCCTAATAATGAATATTTGTTGTTAGAGGCATACCCACTCATTAATAATCCGATTGGCTGAATGCTGCTAAATGCGATCCAGAGGAAGATGCCAACCCCAATGTTACTAATCAGCAGGTTCTGGCCAAAAGGGACGATCAACCAAGAAACAATTACTGGCACCACCACAAGGATAGGGCCAAGGGTGAACAGAATACTGTCGGCACGTGCAGGAATGATGTCTTCCTTGACTAACAGCTTAAGACCGTCGGCCAAAGGCTGAAGAACGCCGAGGGCACCAGCATATTCGGGACCGATTCGCTGTTGAACGGATGCCGAGATCTTCCTTTCCAACCAAACTGACACCAGCACACCAATTACTGCCGCCACGAGGACGAGCAGCATCGGCAAAGGAAGCCAGAGCAACCGGGCAACCTCAGGAGAGAAGCCAAACCCCTGCATTGCCTGGCTAAAACTTAGTTCCAGGTCCAATCCCGGGCTTACCATGGTGTCGACCGAAGTGTCTTTAACTTAAACGGCTGAAGACGCAGCCCGTTCGTTTATCGGGGTCCACGATCGCGGCTGCGCACCGGAATAAATCTGAGATGGACGAAAAATGCGGTTGGCACCCAGCTGTTCCCGCCAGTGGGCAAGCCATCCAGCCACGCGGGCAATCGCAAAAACAGGGGTGAAGAGATCACGAGGAATACCGAGTTTCCTATAGACCAAACCAGAGTAGAAATCCACGTTGGGATAAATACCTTTAGGGCCCAGACGAAACATAGCCTCTCGTTCTATAGCCCTGGCGACGTCATAAAGCTCGCTATGACCGAAGTCGTTAAACATCTCTTCAACAAGCGACTGAAGAATGACAGCTCGCGGATCTTTCACCTTGTATTCCCGATGGCCAAAGCCCATGATCTTGCGTTTAGCGGTTATTGCCTCATCAAGGAAAGCACCGGCATTATCTGGGCTACCAACCTCTTCAAGCATGGCCAACACATCTTCATTTGCTCCACCGTGTAGGGGACCAGCCAGAGTTCCCACCGCAGAAGCGATAACAGCATAGGGATCGGTGAGAGTACTTGCGGTCACTCGAGCACTAAACGTGCTTGCGTTGAGACTGTGCTCGGCATGAAGCATCAAACAGCGGTCGAAAATTCGTGCGGCTCGCGGATCAGGCTCACGCTCGGTGAGCATATAAAGAAAATTAGCTGAGTACGCCAAATCATCTCGAGGCTGAATCGGATCTTGGCCTTTGCGAATTAATTGGAAGGCCGCCACCATCGTTGGGATTTTGGCAATCAAGCGCACCACAGCTTTGTAGATATAGCCGGGATCGTCAATGGCACGTCGTGAATAAAATAAACCAAGGGATGCAGCACTGGACTGCAATGCATCCATCGGGTGACCACTGGCCGGGAAGCATTTCATCATGTCCCGCACCCGAAAACTCATCCTGCGATGCATTTGTACCTCATGCTCGAACTCATGAAGCTGCTCATGAGTAGGCAACTCACCCCAGATCAACAAATACGCCGTCTCCAAAAAACTGCTGTTAACTGCTAGATCCTCCATGGGATAGCCGCGATAGGTAAGAAGCCCTTGCTCCCCATCGATATCGCAAATCGCAGACTTGGTGGCGGGTACACCATCTAAGCCAGGCCGCAATTCGATTCCAGTCCGCGCATGGCGTAGGTCGCCATTCTGCTGCTGAGCCAACGCCTCGATGCCACTGCAGGCAACCTAAGGCGCGAGGATATACGCCCTTGGTTTAGGGGGAAAGACCTGATCGCGGCAAGAAAAAGAACTGCTATCAGTCGGTCATCTCAACTGATACAACTGAAAAATTAATCCTACTTTCTTCGGCACTAAACCATCAGAAAGTAAACCAAACGAGGTAGAGGCCAGGCACATAAAGTCAGGCTCATGCTCTACCAAATCGACTCGATCTCAAAGCTTTGGGACTAGCGCCAGCCTGGTCTTCACTGGGTCGTGGACATCTAGTCAGTATCAAACACTGAAGTAAACACGCAGCTTGGTCATTGCCGCATAGGTACGTTAATGCAGCCGTACCTATGCGCACCATGTTTCAGATGGTACGGGGAGTTTATCTCCATCGATCTTATGCCTTACCACGAAGGGGCTAGCGTCAACCGAGCCTAAGGCGAGCATGGAAGGGAAGGATGGCGCCCACATCGTCTTTTTTGTCGGCATCCACGGCAAGGCTGAGTTCTCGCACATGATCCTTTAAAGATTGACCCGCGAGAGCCTGAATCAAAATCCAGGGTTGCCACTGATCCAACAAGTTCTGAGAAGGTTCATCTGCCAAAAGAAGGGCCTGGACCGGATTCATTTTGGTGCTGATAGCCTGCCACTGAAGAAGACGAGGCCGCAACCCGCGGACGTCTTGACGATGCGTTAATGCCATCAGGGTCTCCCCCCACCAATCTAAAGAGGAGGCACGAGCCTGAGCCACCGCCAATTGAACCTCGAGGCCAGCATTCCGATTGCGTTGACGTGCGAGACGCGTCCAAACTTCAAGCGTTTCACCTTCACCCTGTAGCTCTGAGCGAGACAGCCCAAACTTACGGAGTCGCGAATCTACGGCAACCTGAGATGGATGTTCACGATGTGTGCCCAGTAGCCAACCATCAGACTGGTGCTGCCAAAGTAATGGTCCGTCGTTGAGTTCCGCAATCGCTGCTGCTGCAAATTGACCTCGCAGATAATCTCGAAGCAATGGTCCTAACCACTGCGCTATCGGATGTTGTTCATCAGGGTCAAGCAGGCGGGCAGGGTTTTGCAGTTGGGCCAGCCAAAGAGCTCTACCACCAGCTGTTGCGGAAAGATCTGTGATGGATGGCCAGGCTTCTGACTTCAAGCTGTCGCGAAATTTAAGCAAGGCATCTACAACCAACTCAGTACCCTCTAAGCGCAAGGACGCAAGCAGACCTACTAAGTCATCACGGTTCACGAGCGCCGCGGGAAGCTGCAACCAGCGCTGCATTGCTGGTGGCGAGGCCGTCAGCAATGCGACACCATTACTAAAGTCGGCGACGTTCTGCTGTAGGCGCTGATCCCCCAGCTGATGCTGGGCATCCAACTGAGATACATCGAGGGATTGCTCGAGGACGCCGCGACCCGACGCCAGTAGTAAGAGATCGTCATCAATCAAAGCCGTAGCCAGCGGCTGGGGATTTCGACCGATCAAAGCACCACGCCCACTGATCACACCGATCCCTCGATAGCTGCTGACCTGAAGATCTGTTCCGGCTAGGCTACGGGTCTGCCAGAAGCGCTGCAAAAAGCGACGAGCACCATCGTTATCACGACTGGTAAGGGCAAGAATCCATCCGGGCTCAGAGCCACTTTCTAACAAAGTGAAGCTGATTTCAG comes from the Synechococcus sp. M16CYN genome and includes:
- the ndhI gene encoding NAD(P)H-quinone oxidoreductase subunit I, with amino-acid sequence MFGFLKQVGDYTRDAMYAARNLAQGFAVTFDHMQRRPVTVQYPYEKLIPSERYRGRIHYEFDKCIACEVCVRVCPINLPVVDWVMNKNTKKKELRNYSIDFGVCIFCGNCVEYCPTNCLSMTEEYEMAAFDRHGLNYDNVALGRLPTNVTTDPSVQPLRELAYLPVGEVDPHGVPADNPRAGTLPAEVMETITLVKNKEKSFESDRGVDA
- the nuoH gene encoding NADH-quinone oxidoreductase subunit NuoH, which produces MVSPGLDLELSFSQAMQGFGFSPEVARLLWLPLPMLLVLVAAVIGVLVSVWLERKISASVQQRIGPEYAGALGVLQPLADGLKLLVKEDIIPARADSILFTLGPILVVVPVIVSWLIVPFGQNLLISNIGVGIFLWIAFSSIQPIGLLMSGYASNNKYSLLGGLRAAAQSISYEIPLALAVLAIVMMSNSLSTVDIVGQQTGAGILSWNIWRQPVGFLIFWVCALAECERLPFDLPEAEEELVAGYQTEYAGMKFALFYLAGYINLVLSAVLVSVLYLGGWGCPIPVEWFAGWLHQPINAPTVQVITGSVGIVMTILKSYLLVFVAILLRWTTPRVRIDQLLDLGWKFLLPLALVNLLVTAALKLAFPVAFGG
- a CDS encoding citrate synthase, which codes for MAQQQNGDLRHARTGIELRPGLDGVPATKSAICDIDGEQGLLTYRGYPMEDLAVNSSFLETAYLLIWGELPTHEQLHEFEHEVQMHRRMSFRVRDMMKCFPASGHPMDALQSSAASLGLFYSRRAIDDPGYIYKAVVRLIAKIPTMVAAFQLIRKGQDPIQPRDDLAYSANFLYMLTEREPDPRAARIFDRCLMLHAEHSLNASTFSARVTASTLTDPYAVIASAVGTLAGPLHGGANEDVLAMLEEVGSPDNAGAFLDEAITAKRKIMGFGHREYKVKDPRAVILQSLVEEMFNDFGHSELYDVARAIEREAMFRLGPKGIYPNVDFYSGLVYRKLGIPRDLFTPVFAIARVAGWLAHWREQLGANRIFRPSQIYSGAQPRSWTPINERAASSAV
- a CDS encoding DUF3352 domain-containing protein → MDKDERTRNRRPMKARSFFAAVGAVLLSLVLLAIGLVWAIDRRSPLHLAQQTLQLPRSARFVPRDAAISLCWLADPSRLPAYAQAVAPATGRRAARDGARTWRNGAFALAGLDFEAELLPWIGSEISFTLLESGSEPGWILALTSRDNDGARRFLQRFWQTRSLAGTDLQVSSYRGIGVISGRGALIGRNPQPLATALIDDDLLLLASGRGVLEQSLDVSQLDAQHQLGDQRLQQNVADFSNGVALLTASPPAMQRWLQLPAALVNRDDLVGLLASLRLEGTELVVDALLKFRDSLKSEAWPSITDLSATAGGRALWLAQLQNPARLLDPDEQHPIAQWLGPLLRDYLRGQFAAAAIAELNDGPLLWQHQSDGWLLGTHREHPSQVAVDSRLRKFGLSRSELQGEGETLEVWTRLARQRNRNAGLEVQLAVAQARASSLDWWGETLMALTHRQDVRGLRPRLLQWQAISTKMNPVQALLLADEPSQNLLDQWQPWILIQALAGQSLKDHVRELSLAVDADKKDDVGAILPFHARLRLG